The Amycolatopsis viridis genome window below encodes:
- a CDS encoding MCE family protein, with the protein MVTLRRRLLGLLLIAVLVGGVTLSIAMYDNAFTPTVEVKLQAGEVGNQLLPQSDVKVRGLIVGSVKSIEAGTEGATLTLALDPESAKLIPENVSARFLPKTLFGERYVSLEIPDRPSARTLAPGDVIPEDRTQDAVQLAKALDDLLPVLQAVQPEKLSTTLTAISTALQGRGETLGQTLSELGTYLGDLNPHLPQLQQNLRELAKFSDNLSTAAPDLVQTLDNLSTTTRTVFDEQQNLQALYGNVTAASQTLESFVRANASNLISLAENSRPTAELLARYAPEYPCLFGSMAQLVPLVDQALGKGTSQPGLHATIEIVTNRGPYQPGRDEPRFADKRGPRCYDVKDFPQPFPQYPPEGPIKDGAQPTPGSRAASDGLVPANTIANAGGYNGGGAAGGNPANSRAELDFLSQLVGPQVGVDPADMPGWSSLLVGPLYRGAEVTVK; encoded by the coding sequence ATGGTGACCTTGCGCCGCAGGCTGCTGGGCCTGCTCCTGATCGCCGTGCTGGTGGGCGGGGTGACCCTGTCCATCGCGATGTACGACAACGCCTTCACGCCGACGGTCGAGGTGAAGCTGCAGGCCGGCGAGGTCGGTAACCAGCTGCTGCCGCAGTCCGACGTCAAGGTGCGCGGGCTCATCGTGGGCTCGGTGAAGTCGATCGAGGCGGGCACCGAGGGCGCCACGCTGACTCTCGCGCTGGACCCGGAGTCGGCGAAGCTGATCCCGGAGAACGTCAGCGCCCGCTTCCTGCCGAAGACGCTGTTCGGCGAGCGGTACGTGTCGCTGGAGATCCCGGACCGGCCGTCGGCCAGGACGCTGGCTCCCGGCGACGTGATCCCGGAGGACCGCACCCAGGACGCGGTCCAGCTGGCGAAGGCGCTGGACGACCTGCTGCCGGTCCTGCAGGCCGTGCAGCCGGAGAAGCTGTCCACCACCCTGACCGCGATCTCCACCGCGCTGCAGGGCCGCGGCGAGACGCTCGGGCAGACCCTGTCGGAGCTGGGCACCTACCTGGGTGACCTGAACCCGCACCTGCCGCAGTTGCAGCAGAACCTGCGCGAGCTGGCGAAGTTCTCCGACAACCTCAGCACCGCCGCCCCGGACCTGGTGCAGACGCTGGACAACCTGTCCACCACGACCCGGACGGTGTTCGACGAGCAGCAGAACCTGCAGGCCCTCTACGGCAACGTGACGGCCGCGTCGCAGACCCTGGAATCGTTCGTGCGCGCCAACGCGAGCAACCTGATCAGCCTGGCCGAGAACTCGCGCCCGACCGCCGAGCTGCTGGCCCGGTACGCGCCGGAGTACCCGTGCCTGTTCGGGTCGATGGCCCAGCTGGTGCCGCTGGTGGACCAGGCGCTCGGCAAGGGCACCAGCCAGCCCGGCCTGCACGCGACCATCGAGATCGTCACCAACCGCGGGCCGTACCAGCCGGGCCGCGACGAGCCGCGCTTCGCGGACAAGCGCGGTCCGCGCTGCTACGACGTCAAGGATTTCCCGCAGCCGTTCCCGCAGTACCCGCCGGAGGGGCCGATCAAGGACGGGGCCCAGCCGACGCCCGGCTCGCGCGCCGCCAGTGACGGTCTCGTGCCGGCCAACACGATCGCGAACGCCGGTGGCTACAACGGTGGCGGCGCGGCGGGCGGCAACCCGGCCAACAGCCGCGCGGAACTGGACTTCCTGTCCCAGCTCGTCGGCCCGCAGGTCGGCGTCGACCCCGCGGACATGCCCGGGTGGTCCAGCCTGCTCGTCGGGCCGCTCTACCGGGGCGCGGAGGTGACGGTCAAGTGA
- a CDS encoding MCE family protein, giving the protein MRSFQSRNPVPIAVVGLVLMVLGLVAALNADNLPIIGAGTSYQAEFSEAAGLKPDDEVRVAGVKVGKVTDVALDGASVKVTFKVKDAWLGDKTAAAIKIKTLLGQKYLALDPVGDKTLDPGSPIPRERTLAPYDVLDAFRDLSTTVNDIDTNQLARSFDVLSQTLSGTPQNVRGALNGLSQLSDTIAKRDTQLSELLQNTNQISRTLADRDQQLTRLLSDGNLVLQEVAAREQAISTLLTGSQELSRQLQGLISDNDAQLGPVLTSLDQLTSMLQRNQDNLAQGIARFAPYIRVFTNTVGNGHWFDNYICGLILPSVGPLNEEGCNQK; this is encoded by the coding sequence ATGAGGAGCTTCCAGTCACGCAACCCGGTGCCCATCGCGGTCGTCGGCCTCGTGCTGATGGTGCTGGGCCTCGTCGCGGCGCTGAACGCCGACAACCTGCCGATCATCGGCGCCGGGACCAGCTACCAGGCGGAGTTCAGCGAGGCGGCCGGGCTCAAGCCCGACGACGAGGTGCGGGTCGCCGGTGTGAAGGTCGGCAAGGTCACCGACGTGGCCCTGGACGGCGCCTCGGTGAAGGTCACGTTCAAGGTCAAGGACGCCTGGCTCGGCGACAAGACCGCGGCCGCGATCAAGATCAAGACCTTGCTCGGCCAGAAGTACCTGGCGCTGGACCCGGTCGGCGACAAGACCCTGGACCCGGGCAGCCCGATCCCGCGGGAACGGACGCTCGCGCCCTACGACGTGCTGGACGCGTTCCGGGACCTGTCCACCACGGTGAACGACATCGACACCAACCAGCTGGCGCGCTCGTTCGACGTGCTGTCGCAGACGTTGTCCGGCACTCCGCAGAACGTCCGCGGCGCGCTCAACGGCCTGTCGCAGCTGTCGGACACGATCGCCAAGCGGGACACCCAGCTGTCGGAGCTGTTGCAGAACACCAACCAGATCTCGCGGACGCTGGCCGACCGGGACCAGCAGCTGACCCGGTTGCTGTCCGACGGCAACCTGGTGCTGCAGGAGGTCGCGGCCCGTGAGCAGGCGATCTCCACGCTGCTGACCGGTTCGCAGGAGCTGTCCCGGCAGTTGCAGGGGCTGATCAGCGACAACGACGCCCAGCTCGGCCCCGTGCTGACGTCGCTGGACCAGCTCACCTCGATGCTCCAGCGCAACCAGGACAACCTGGCCCAGGGCATCGCCCGTTTCGCGCCTTACATCCGGGTGTTCACCAACACCGTCGGCAACGGGCACTGGTTCGACAACTACATCTGCGGCCTGATCCTGCCGTCGGTCGGCCCCTTGAACGAAGAGGGGTGCAATCAGAAATGA
- the rplL gene encoding 50S ribosomal protein L7/L12, with protein sequence MAKLSTDELLDAFKELTLLELSDFVKKFEETFDVTAAAPVAAVAAAPGAGAAGAPAEEEKDEFDVILEGAGDKKIQVIKVVREVVSGLGLKEAKELVEGAPKPLLEKVDKDAANAAKEKLEAAGAKVSVK encoded by the coding sequence ATGGCGAAGCTGAGCACCGACGAACTGCTCGACGCGTTCAAGGAGCTGACCCTGCTGGAGCTCTCGGACTTCGTGAAGAAGTTCGAGGAGACCTTCGACGTCACCGCTGCCGCCCCCGTCGCCGCCGTCGCGGCCGCCCCGGGTGCGGGTGCCGCGGGCGCCCCGGCCGAGGAGGAGAAGGACGAGTTCGACGTCATCCTCGAGGGTGCCGGCGACAAGAAGATCCAGGTCATCAAGGTCGTCCGCGAGGTCGTCTCCGGTCTGGGCCTGAAGGAGGCCAAGGAGCTCGTCGAGGGCGCCCCGAAGCCGCTCCTGGAGAAGGTCGACAAGGACGCCGCCAACGCGGCCAAGGAGAAGCTCGAGGCTGCCGGCGCCAAGGTCAGCGTCAAGTAG
- a CDS encoding MlaE family ABC transporter permease — translation MASIGQTAKRIVHRPLEFLDTLGDQMSFYIRALAWTPRTIRRYTKEVLRLLAEVSFGSGSLAVIGGTVGVMIGLTLFTGVLVGLQGYSALNSIGTSAFTGFLTAFFNTREIAPLVAGLALSATVGAGFTAQLGAMRISEEIDALEVMGVPSLPYLVTTRIIAGFVAVIPLYVIGLLSSYLASRLVVVYIYGQSAGTYDHYFNLFLPPQDVFYSFVKVLIFSVVIILTHCYFGYRASGGPAGVGVAVGRAVRLSIVTVAIINFFIGFALWGTSVTVRIAG, via the coding sequence ATGGCGAGCATCGGTCAGACGGCGAAGCGGATCGTCCACCGTCCGCTGGAGTTCCTGGACACCCTGGGCGACCAGATGTCGTTCTACATCCGGGCGTTGGCGTGGACACCACGCACGATCCGCCGCTACACCAAGGAGGTGCTGCGGCTGCTGGCGGAGGTGAGCTTCGGCTCCGGTTCGCTGGCGGTCATCGGCGGCACGGTCGGCGTGATGATCGGCCTGACCCTGTTCACCGGTGTGCTGGTCGGCCTGCAGGGCTACTCGGCCCTGAACTCGATCGGCACCTCGGCGTTCACCGGGTTCCTCACCGCCTTCTTCAACACCCGGGAGATCGCGCCGCTGGTCGCGGGGCTCGCGCTGTCGGCGACCGTCGGTGCCGGGTTCACCGCCCAGCTGGGCGCGATGCGGATCTCCGAGGAGATCGACGCGCTCGAGGTGATGGGCGTGCCGAGCCTGCCCTACCTGGTGACCACGCGGATCATCGCCGGGTTCGTCGCGGTCATCCCGCTGTACGTGATCGGGCTGCTGTCGTCGTACCTGGCGTCGCGGCTGGTGGTCGTCTACATCTACGGGCAGTCGGCCGGGACCTACGACCACTACTTCAACCTGTTCCTGCCACCGCAGGACGTCTTCTACTCGTTCGTCAAGGTGCTGATATTCAGCGTCGTGATCATCCTGACCCACTGCTACTTCGGGTACCGCGCCTCGGGCGGCCCGGCCGGCGTGGGTGTGGCGGTGGGCCGCGCGGTGCGGCTGAGCATCGTCACGGTCGCCATCATCAACTTCTTCATCGGGTTCGCCCTCTGGGGGACCTCGGTGACGGTCCGGATCGCAGGGTGA
- a CDS encoding ABC transporter ATP-binding protein has protein sequence MGAEVVIEGLTKSFGRQTIWRDVTLTLPPGEVSVMLGPSGTGKSVFLKSMIGLLKPDRGKCVINGVDIVRCSEHKLYETRKLFGVLFQDGALFGSMNLYDNVAFPLREHTRKSETEIRRIVLEKLEMTGLAGAEKKLPGEISGGMRKRAGLARALVLDPEIILVDEPDSGLDPVRTTYISQLFIDVNAQIDATFLIVTHNINLARTVPDNLGMLFRKELVMFGPREVLLTSEEPVVKQFLNGRMDGPIGMSEEKDTAQMAAERAMFEAGHHAGGVEDVTGIPAQMQPTPGVPTRQGAIRRKDRVMKILHTLPPAAQEGIIESLTPEEQRHYGVSPRRAVPTGSRHAAAVTQPMPAHHQGQLPEDDIARLPQSAWPGRSESTDGSRGPGAGEA, from the coding sequence ATGGGTGCCGAGGTGGTCATCGAAGGTCTGACAAAGTCCTTCGGGCGACAGACCATTTGGCGGGACGTGACCCTGACGCTGCCCCCGGGCGAGGTGTCGGTGATGCTGGGCCCGTCGGGCACCGGCAAGTCGGTGTTCCTCAAGTCCATGATCGGGCTGCTCAAGCCCGACCGGGGCAAGTGCGTCATCAACGGCGTCGACATCGTGCGGTGCAGCGAGCACAAGCTCTACGAGACGCGAAAACTTTTCGGGGTGCTGTTCCAGGACGGCGCGCTGTTCGGTTCGATGAACCTCTACGACAACGTCGCCTTCCCGCTGCGCGAGCACACCAGGAAATCCGAGACCGAGATCCGCCGGATCGTGCTGGAAAAGCTCGAGATGACCGGTCTGGCCGGTGCCGAGAAGAAGCTGCCGGGCGAGATCTCCGGCGGTATGCGCAAGCGCGCCGGGCTGGCCCGCGCGCTCGTCCTGGATCCGGAGATCATCCTGGTCGACGAGCCGGACTCCGGCCTGGACCCGGTCCGCACCACCTACATCTCCCAGCTGTTCATCGACGTCAACGCCCAGATCGACGCGACGTTCCTGATCGTCACGCACAACATCAACCTGGCCCGCACGGTGCCGGACAACCTGGGGATGCTGTTCCGCAAGGAGCTGGTCATGTTCGGGCCCCGCGAGGTGCTGCTGACCAGCGAGGAGCCGGTCGTCAAGCAGTTCCTCAACGGCCGCATGGACGGGCCGATCGGCATGTCCGAGGAGAAGGACACCGCCCAGATGGCCGCCGAGCGCGCCATGTTCGAGGCCGGTCACCACGCCGGCGGCGTCGAGGACGTCACCGGTATCCCGGCCCAGATGCAGCCCACCCCGGGCGTGCCGACCCGGCAGGGCGCGATCCGCCGCAAGGACCGGGTCATGAAGATCCTGCACACGCTGCCGCCCGCCGCGCAGGAGGGCATCATCGAGTCCCTCACGCCCGAAGAGCAGCGCCACTACGGCGTCAGCCCGCGCCGCGCGGTGCCCACCGGCAGCCGGCACGCGGCGGCGGTCACCCAGCCGATGCCGGCGCACCACCAGGGGCAGCTGCCGGAGGACGACATCGCCCGCCTGCCGCAGTCGGCGTGGCCCGGCAGATCCGAGAGCACCGACGGGTCGCGCGGCCCGGGGGCCGGTGAGGCATGA
- a CDS encoding MlaE family ABC transporter permease: MSSTANSAKVPGLGMLRETGKLFALGLDIIRGFFQRPFQVREFIQQSWFIASVTILPTALVAIPFGAVISLQFGSLARQLGAQSYTGAGSVLATVQQAAPLVTALLVAGAGGSAICADIGARTIREEIDAMEVLGVSAVQRLIVPRVLASMLVALLLNGMVSVIGVLGGYFFNVVLQGGTPGAYLASFSALAQLPDLWVGEIKALIFGFIAAVVAAYRGLNPAGGPKGVGDAVNQSVVITFLMLFVVNFVITLIYLQIVPGKLS; this comes from the coding sequence ATGAGCTCGACGGCCAACTCGGCCAAGGTTCCCGGGCTCGGGATGCTGCGTGAAACCGGGAAGCTGTTCGCCCTCGGGCTGGACATCATCCGCGGGTTCTTCCAGCGGCCGTTCCAGGTGCGGGAGTTCATCCAGCAGTCGTGGTTCATCGCGAGCGTCACGATCCTGCCGACGGCCTTGGTCGCGATCCCGTTCGGCGCGGTCATCTCGCTGCAGTTCGGTTCGCTCGCGCGCCAGCTCGGCGCGCAGTCCTACACCGGCGCCGGCAGCGTGCTCGCCACCGTGCAGCAGGCTGCGCCGCTGGTGACGGCGCTGCTCGTCGCGGGCGCCGGCGGCAGCGCGATCTGCGCGGACATCGGCGCGCGCACGATCCGCGAGGAGATCGACGCGATGGAGGTGCTCGGCGTCTCCGCGGTGCAGCGGCTGATCGTGCCGCGCGTGCTCGCCTCGATGCTCGTCGCGCTGCTGCTCAACGGCATGGTCAGCGTCATCGGCGTGCTCGGCGGCTACTTCTTCAACGTCGTGCTCCAGGGCGGCACTCCGGGTGCCTACCTGGCGAGCTTCTCAGCGCTGGCGCAGCTGCCCGACCTGTGGGTCGGCGAGATCAAGGCACTGATCTTCGGCTTCATCGCCGCCGTGGTCGCCGCCTACCGCGGGCTGAACCCCGCCGGCGGCCCGAAGGGCGTGGGTGACGCGGTGAACCAGTCCGTCGTCATCACGTTCCTCATGCTGTTCGTCGTGAACTTCGTGATCACGCTCATCTACCTGCAGATCGTCCCCGGAAAGCTGAGCTGA
- a CDS encoding MCE family protein — MRGLLAPLIKLTIFIVITVLFTAILGISIANINTQNTTGYSARFTDATLVLPGDDVRIAGVKVGQVTDVKIVDRRQAQIDFQVDSGRTLPAGVTVQIKYRNLVGQRYLSLAQGTGTDKGTLKPGSTIPLEHTRPALDLDELFNGFKPLFRALNPEDVNKLSYELIQVLQGEGGTIDSLLAHTASLTTTIAQKDQVIGQVVTNLNTVLDAVNAHTPQLTDLIDKLQRLTTGLAQDRGAIGDAIDALGGLANTTSGFVQQARDPLKNDISALGGLAQNLDDSEPLVEHFIQFLPQKVTTLTRTADYGSWFNFYLCSASGSVSLPPLINQEINIPILPQTRDRCGS; from the coding sequence GTGAGGGGACTGCTCGCGCCGCTGATCAAGCTGACGATCTTCATCGTGATCACGGTGTTGTTCACGGCGATCCTCGGCATCAGCATCGCCAACATCAACACCCAGAACACCACCGGCTACAGCGCGCGTTTCACCGACGCGACCCTCGTGCTGCCCGGCGACGACGTGCGCATCGCCGGGGTGAAGGTCGGCCAGGTCACCGACGTCAAGATCGTCGACCGCCGGCAGGCTCAGATCGACTTCCAGGTCGACTCGGGCCGCACCCTGCCCGCCGGGGTCACCGTGCAGATCAAGTACCGCAACCTGGTGGGCCAGCGGTACCTCTCGCTCGCGCAGGGCACCGGTACCGACAAGGGCACGCTCAAGCCGGGCAGCACCATCCCGCTCGAGCACACCCGCCCGGCGCTGGACCTCGACGAGCTGTTCAACGGGTTCAAGCCGCTCTTCCGCGCACTGAACCCGGAGGACGTCAACAAGCTGTCCTACGAGCTCATCCAGGTCCTGCAGGGCGAGGGCGGCACGATCGACAGCCTGCTCGCCCACACCGCGTCGCTGACCACCACGATCGCCCAGAAGGACCAGGTGATCGGCCAGGTGGTGACCAACCTGAACACGGTGCTCGACGCGGTCAACGCGCACACGCCGCAGCTGACCGACCTGATCGACAAGCTGCAGCGGCTGACCACCGGTCTGGCGCAGGACCGCGGTGCGATCGGTGACGCGATCGACGCGCTGGGCGGGCTGGCGAACACCACGTCGGGCTTCGTGCAGCAGGCGCGGGACCCGCTGAAGAACGACATCTCGGCGCTGGGCGGGCTCGCCCAGAACCTCGACGACAGCGAGCCGCTGGTGGAGCACTTCATCCAGTTCCTGCCGCAGAAGGTCACCACGCTCACGCGCACGGCCGACTACGGTTCCTGGTTCAACTTCTACCTCTGCTCGGCCTCCGGGAGCGTGTCGCTGCCGCCACTGATCAACCAGGAGATCAACATCCCGATCCTGCCGCAGACCAGGGACCGGTGCGGATCATGA
- a CDS encoding MCE family protein produces the protein MLVRRTKIQLVAFLVISVVAVVYALIRFAGLGQVFGQHGYSVKLELTQSGGIFTGAEVTYRGFNIGKVGQLRLTAQGLEAELQISPGTPQVPANLQAVIANRSAVGEQFVDLRPVADGGPYLRGGEVIPAAKTKTPIGTDQIISDLDNLAASVPKDALRTVVDESYDAFNGTGPGLQQLLDTARDFTATAQQYLPQTVQLLDSGKKVLATQNAEAGNLTEFSRNLNQLSATLKGSDADIRRLIEVAPGAAQTLNQFVTDLGPGLGELTANLLTTSNLLLTRQDGVQQVLVSYPVLAVGARSVVSGDGTAHLGLALNLFDPPVCTKGYMSPEQYRPGNETTPRDPNFNSYCAEPKGSPIDVRGAQNAPYNGVPVAPTPHDVQQNADRDEQQLAYMRGTPGVVGSPGVTITSLTALLGLPG, from the coding sequence ATGCTGGTTCGCAGGACGAAGATCCAACTGGTGGCCTTCCTGGTCATCTCCGTGGTCGCCGTGGTGTACGCGCTGATCCGGTTCGCCGGGCTCGGCCAGGTGTTCGGCCAGCACGGCTACAGCGTGAAGCTGGAGCTGACCCAGTCCGGCGGCATCTTCACCGGCGCCGAGGTGACCTACCGCGGCTTCAACATCGGCAAGGTCGGCCAGCTGCGGCTCACCGCGCAGGGCCTGGAGGCCGAGCTGCAGATCTCGCCCGGCACGCCGCAGGTGCCGGCGAACCTGCAGGCCGTGATCGCCAACCGGTCGGCGGTCGGCGAGCAGTTCGTGGACCTGCGGCCGGTCGCCGACGGCGGGCCGTACCTGCGGGGTGGCGAGGTCATTCCCGCCGCGAAGACGAAGACTCCGATCGGCACCGACCAGATCATCAGCGACCTGGACAACCTGGCCGCGTCGGTGCCGAAGGACGCGCTGCGAACCGTCGTCGACGAGTCCTACGACGCGTTCAACGGCACCGGCCCGGGCTTGCAGCAGCTGCTGGACACCGCGCGCGACTTCACCGCCACGGCCCAGCAGTACCTGCCGCAGACCGTGCAGCTGCTCGACTCGGGCAAGAAGGTGCTCGCCACGCAGAACGCCGAGGCGGGCAACCTGACCGAGTTCAGCCGCAACCTCAACCAGCTGTCGGCGACGCTGAAGGGTTCCGACGCCGACATCCGGCGGCTGATCGAGGTCGCTCCCGGTGCCGCGCAGACGCTCAACCAGTTCGTCACCGACCTCGGGCCCGGTCTCGGCGAGCTCACCGCGAACCTGCTGACGACCTCCAACTTGCTGCTGACCCGGCAGGACGGCGTGCAGCAGGTCCTGGTCAGCTACCCGGTGCTGGCGGTGGGCGCGCGCAGCGTGGTGTCCGGGGACGGCACGGCGCACCTCGGGCTGGCGCTCAACCTGTTCGACCCGCCGGTGTGCACGAAGGGCTACATGAGCCCCGAGCAGTACCGGCCCGGCAACGAGACCACGCCGCGGGACCCGAACTTCAACTCCTACTGCGCCGAGCCCAAGGGCAGCCCGATCGACGTGCGCGGTGCGCAGAACGCGCCGTACAACGGGGTGCCGGTCGCGCCGACGCCGCACGACGTGCAGCAGAATGCCGACCGCGACGAGCAGCAGCTGGCGTACATGCGGGGCACCCCCGGCGTCGTCGGCTCGCCCGGCGTCACGATCACCAGCCTGACCGCACTGCTGGGCCTGCCCGGCTGA
- a CDS encoding MCE family protein has protein sequence MRKALAFVAAGVAGALTLSGCAFGGIYDVPLPGGADLGDHPYTVKVQFADVLDLVPQAGVKVDEVPVGRVEEIGLTPDGWHAEVTVRLNGGVKLPANALANIRQSSLLGEKYVELTSPGADLAQGTLSDGAEIPLARTNRSVEVEEVLGALSMLLNGGGVEQLNTITKELNAATEGREPDIRRLLDNADQLVSTLDAQSADITRALDGLNRLSSTLAGQKDQIVNAIDHLGPGLGVLEQQRSQLVTMLQALRNLSGVTVDTLHRSQENLVADLRALLPTLQKLGEAGADLPKSLEILLTYPFTDAAVDGVKGDYFNLYAKVDLNLQNVLQNLSRSRQNPLGGLLPPALDGLTGGVVGEQANQPPPLPLPLPLGAAAKSAATSGAAGGTGAQPQQTGVAGIFGLLAGGA, from the coding sequence GTGAGGAAGGCGCTCGCGTTCGTCGCCGCCGGCGTGGCCGGGGCGCTCACGTTGTCCGGCTGCGCGTTCGGCGGCATCTACGACGTGCCGCTGCCCGGCGGCGCCGACCTCGGTGACCACCCGTACACGGTGAAGGTCCAGTTCGCCGACGTGCTGGACCTCGTGCCGCAGGCCGGTGTCAAGGTCGACGAGGTGCCGGTGGGCCGGGTCGAGGAGATCGGGCTGACCCCGGACGGGTGGCACGCCGAGGTCACCGTCCGGCTCAACGGCGGTGTGAAGCTGCCGGCCAACGCGCTGGCCAACATCCGCCAGTCCAGCCTGCTCGGCGAGAAGTACGTCGAGCTGACCTCGCCGGGTGCGGACCTGGCGCAGGGCACGCTGAGCGACGGCGCGGAGATCCCGCTGGCCCGCACCAACCGCAGCGTCGAGGTGGAGGAGGTGCTCGGGGCCCTGTCCATGCTGCTCAACGGCGGCGGGGTGGAGCAGCTGAACACCATCACGAAGGAGCTCAACGCCGCCACCGAGGGCCGTGAACCGGACATCCGCCGGTTGCTGGACAACGCCGACCAGCTGGTGTCCACCTTGGACGCCCAGTCGGCGGACATCACCCGCGCCCTGGACGGCCTCAACCGGCTGTCCAGCACGCTGGCCGGGCAGAAGGACCAGATCGTGAACGCGATCGACCACCTCGGGCCGGGCTTGGGCGTGCTGGAGCAGCAGCGTTCGCAGCTGGTCACCATGCTCCAGGCGCTGCGGAACCTGTCCGGTGTCACCGTCGACACGCTGCACCGGAGCCAGGAGAACCTGGTCGCCGACCTGCGGGCGCTGCTGCCGACGCTGCAGAAGCTCGGCGAGGCCGGCGCCGACCTGCCCAAGTCGCTGGAGATCCTGCTGACCTACCCGTTCACCGACGCGGCGGTCGACGGCGTGAAGGGCGACTACTTCAACCTCTACGCCAAGGTCGACCTGAACCTGCAGAACGTGCTGCAGAACCTCAGCCGCAGCAGGCAGAACCCGCTGGGCGGGCTGCTGCCGCCCGCGCTGGACGGGCTGACCGGCGGGGTCGTCGGCGAGCAGGCCAACCAGCCGCCCCCGCTACCGCTACCGCTGCCGCTGGGCGCCGCGGCCAAGAGCGCGGCCACCAGCGGTGCCGCGGGCGGGACCGGGGCGCAACCGCAACAGACCGGGGTGGCGGGCATCTTCGGGCTGCTCGCGGGAGGTGCGTGA
- a CDS encoding MCE family protein has protein sequence MTETRFGRSLARGVAAACVLGLVVAGVLWWTLKDADRKHVTAYFTNATGLYVGNSVRVLGVDMGKVTAVQPMGDRVKVEMEYDRAVRVPADAQAAIVAPSLVSDRYVQLAPAYTGGRVISEGAVIPLEKTAVPIEVDQLYASLDKISQSLGPNGVNSNGSLSDLLTTLAQNLDGNGEALHDTITKLSQASRTLAGNKDDLFATISNLADFTTTLAQSDGQVRQFEQRLADVSGYLAGEKDNLAATVRQLGTTLATVQQFIDNHRDRLKSNVDRLASVTRVLVDQRSALAEILDVAPVGLNNVINAYNGSSGTLDARPNLNELTQPPIVMICNLLKQTPKALDALGNLCSSVAPLLDGAVPLPSVAQTVHALQKGELPPLPLPLAQTVYGTGAGR, from the coding sequence ATGACGGAAACCCGCTTCGGACGGTCCCTCGCGCGGGGCGTCGCCGCCGCGTGCGTGCTCGGTCTCGTCGTGGCCGGCGTGCTGTGGTGGACGCTCAAGGACGCCGACCGCAAGCACGTGACCGCGTACTTCACCAACGCGACCGGCCTCTACGTCGGCAACAGCGTGCGCGTGCTCGGCGTGGACATGGGCAAGGTGACCGCGGTGCAGCCGATGGGTGACCGGGTCAAGGTCGAGATGGAGTACGACCGGGCGGTCCGGGTGCCGGCCGACGCGCAGGCCGCGATCGTCGCGCCGTCGCTGGTCAGCGACCGGTACGTGCAGCTCGCGCCGGCCTACACCGGTGGCCGGGTGATCAGCGAGGGCGCGGTCATCCCGTTGGAGAAGACGGCGGTGCCGATCGAGGTCGACCAGCTCTACGCGAGCCTGGACAAGATCAGCCAGTCGCTCGGCCCGAACGGGGTCAACTCCAACGGCTCGCTGTCGGACCTGCTCACCACGCTGGCGCAGAACCTGGACGGCAACGGCGAGGCGCTGCACGACACGATCACCAAGCTGAGCCAGGCGTCGCGGACGCTCGCCGGCAACAAGGACGACCTGTTCGCCACGATCAGCAACCTGGCCGACTTCACCACCACGCTGGCGCAGAGCGACGGCCAGGTCCGGCAGTTCGAGCAGCGGCTGGCCGACGTGTCCGGGTACCTGGCGGGCGAGAAGGACAACCTGGCCGCCACCGTGCGGCAGCTGGGCACCACGCTCGCCACGGTGCAGCAGTTCATCGACAACCACCGCGACCGGCTCAAGTCCAATGTGGACAGGCTGGCCAGCGTGACCAGGGTGCTGGTGGACCAGCGCAGCGCGCTCGCCGAGATCCTCGACGTCGCCCCGGTCGGGCTGAACAACGTGATCAACGCCTACAACGGCTCGTCGGGCACGCTGGATGCCCGGCCCAACCTCAACGAGCTCACCCAGCCGCCGATCGTGATGATCTGCAACCTGCTCAAGCAGACCCCGAAGGCGCTGGACGCCCTGGGCAACCTGTGCAGCTCGGTCGCGCCCCTGCTGGACGGCGCGGTGCCGCTGCCGTCGGTCGCGCAGACCGTGCACGCGTTGCAGAAGGGCGAGCTGCCTCCGCTGCCGCTCCCGCTGGCCCAGACCGTCTACGGAACGGGGGCGGGCCGGTGA